Within the Desulfurellaceae bacterium genome, the region GTGCCGTAGTCGCCGGTGCCAGCCTGGTAGGGGCCGTGCTGCGAGTAGGGGGCGTTATCGCTCAGATCGGTCAGCAGCAGCATCGGCGAACTCGACAGATGGGCTTCGACCGCGCCGAGGCTGGCGTGCAGCAAAAAGGCGGCCTGACCGATGGCCACGCCCGGCTTGCCGGTCAGACGGCCGTAGGTCTCGGCCATCACCCCGGCGCGCGCCTCTTCACGGACGAGCACCGTTCGGATCGTGTCCCGGTGGTCGTACAGGGCGTTGAACAGCGCCCCGGTATAGCCGCCCGGAATACCAAAGACCATATCGATTCCGGCCTGCTCAAGGACGCGGACAATGGCCTCACGTGGTGGGACGGATTGGTGAACAAGCGGCTGTGCCATACGGCTCTCCCCTATATTGTGCAGACTTTCCCCTTAGTCTGTCAGCTGCAGAAACTCGACCGGCACCCCGTCCGGGTCTTCGGTGTAGAAGCTCCGCATAGTGGGTGCAATCTGGATGATGTCCGAGGTGATGGTGACATCGCCCCGGCTTGTGAGCTGGCGGTATTTGGCCTCGACGTCCGCGACGTACAGCGAGATATGCGGGCTGCCGACGTTGTTATGATGGAGGTCGAGCGTGGTGCCGCCGGCCGCGACGTACTCGATCAGTTGGAGCAGAAACGAGCCGGCTTGCATGTAGACGACCTTGAGTTTGGCTCCGGGGTTGTTCGTCAGCCGGTCAAAGGCCGGGCTTTGGGCCTCAAGATATTCGCCTTGCTGCATCTCGGCGATGTCTCGGTAGAAGGCGATTGAGCGCTCCAGATTTTTGACCGTCAGGCCGATATGAAACAGTTCCGCCATAGGGCTGCCCTCCCGTCCCTGCCCATACCACACGCGGGGCACCAAACCCAAGCGCTTGTGTCTGCCTGCTGTCCTTATTTGCTTGCGTGGAAAATCTGCGGATGGTATAAGAGCCTGCGGTTCAGCACGGTGAGGGTGTGTCCCCCAGCCGGTCACTCCGGTGTCCCGATTTGGGCCTTGCTTCCCCGTGTAGAATAGACTGGTGGAATCCGCTGCAATTTGTATTTCAGCTGGCCCGTGGTAAACGCGGGCTCGAACAGGAGGGAACTTTGCAAGCATTTACATACGACGCACCGACATCGCTCAGTCAAGCGCTCAGCCAGCTGGCTGCTGCCGGCGACACCGGGCGGCTGTTGGCTGGAGGTACGGACCTCATTATTCAGATGCGTGCGGGTGTCAAACAGCCTGGGGTCATTATTGACGCCAAGACGATTCCTGAACTCCAGGGCTGCACCTTTAGCGCCCAGGATGGACTGCGGCTCGGTGCCTCGTATCCCTGCTGCAAGTTCATCGAAGACGCGACCATGCAGCAACACTATCCCGGCCTGGTCGAAGCGGCCGGCCTGATCGGCTCGGACCAGATTCTGAGCCGGGCTTCGGTCGGCGGCAACCTGTGTAACGGCTCGCCGGCGGCGGATACGCCGCCGGTCCTCATCGCGCTCGGCGCGAGCTGTCATATCGCCGGTCCGAACGGCGAGCGGGA harbors:
- a CDS encoding VOC family protein, whose amino-acid sequence is MAELFHIGLTVKNLERSIAFYRDIAEMQQGEYLEAQSPAFDRLTNNPGAKLKVVYMQAGSFLLQLIEYVAAGGTTLDLHHNNVGSPHISLYVADVEAKYRQLTSRGDVTITSDIIQIAPTMRSFYTEDPDGVPVEFLQLTD